One Anas platyrhynchos isolate ZD024472 breed Pekin duck chromosome 2, IASCAAS_PekinDuck_T2T, whole genome shotgun sequence DNA segment encodes these proteins:
- the CLDN12 gene encoding claudin-12 gives MGCRDVHAATVLAFLSGTASVAGLLAAVLLPNWRQMRLYTFNKNERNVTVYTGLWIKCARIDGSRDCVIYDPQWYTAVDQLDLRVLQFALPLSMFTAVSALFLCLIGMCNTAFVSSVPNVKLAKCLVNSAGCHLVAGLLFLLACAICLTPSVWVIFYNNYLNRKYEPVFSFDISVFIAIASAGGLFFTSVLLFLWYCACKSLPSPFWQPLYSHAPSMHSYASQPYSARSRLSAIEIDIPVVTHTS, from the coding sequence ATGGGCTGCCGGGACGTTCATGCAGCAACAGTGCTGGCCTTCCTCAGCGGAACAGCCTCAGTGGCCGGACTGCTGGCGGCGGTTCTGCTTCCAAACTGGAGGCAAATGAGACTGTACACCTTCAACAAGAACGAGAGGAATGTCACCGTTTACACCGGACTCTGGATTAAGTGCGCTCGCATTGATGGGAGCAGAGACTGCGTGATATATGACCCGCAGTGGTACACGGCCGTCGATCAGCTGGATTTGCGCGTTCTTCAGTTTGCCCTCCCGCTTAGTATGTTTACTGCTGTCTCAGCTCTGTTTCTCTGCTTGATTGGCATGTGTAACACAGCCTTTGTGTCCAGTGTGCCAAATGTCAAGCTGGCAAAATGCCTCGTAAACAGCGCGGGCTGCCATCTCGTGGCCGGCCTCTTGTTCCTGCTAGCATGTGCAATTTGTCTCACTCCGTCAGTCTGGGTCATTTTTTATAACAATTATCTGAACAGAAAATACGAGCCTGTCTTTAGCTTTGACATCTCTGTATTTATTGCCATTGCCAGTGCCGGCGGCctgtttttcacttctgttttgttatttctgtggTATTGTGCGTGTAAGAGCCTACCGTCTCCTTTCTGGCAGCCCCTCTATTCGCATGCCCCCAGCATGCACAGCTACGCCTCTCAGCCCTACTCTGCACGCTCTCGCCTCTCTGCCATAGAAATCGACATTCCTGTTGTGACACATACATCCTAA
- the GTPBP10 gene encoding GTP-binding protein 10: protein MVRGSGAALRRYGTFIDDLRLYVRGGTGGMGYPRLGGEGGRGGDVYFVAQERTTLKSVKNRYPQKRIVAGTGANSSVRALKGEKGKDCEVHVPPGISILDDDGKQIGEVNAAGERFLAARGGLGGSLATNFLPSKGQKRILHLDLKLIADVGLVGFPNAGKSSLLSKISHAKPEIANYAFTTIQPQLGKIMYADYKQILVADLPGLIEGAHVNKGMGHKFLKHVERTKHLLLVVDISGFQLSTKTRFRTAFETILLLTKELEQYKEELLTKPALLAINKMDLPCAKDNLNELMKQLQNPQDSLHLQQEEVIPENTLKFRDIVPISTYTGEGIEELKACVRKSLDEEAEQENAEYRKNKLLLLQTSEQKHRG from the exons ATGGTGCGGGGCAGCGGGGCGGCGCTGCGGAGG TATGGCACCTTCATTGACGATTTGCGGCTCTACGTCAGAGGAGGAACTGGTGGCATGGGCTACCCTCGTCTCGgcggggaaggagggagaggcgGTGATGTTTATTTTGTTGCCCAAGAAAGAACAACCTTAAAGAGCGTTAAGAACCGGTATCCCCAGAAGCGAATTGTAGCTGGAACAGGAGCCAACAGCAG TGTTAGAGCACTGAAAGGTGAAAAAGGGAAAGATTGTGAAGTTCACGTGCCACCAGGGATTTCAATTCTCGATGACGATGGGAAGCAGATTG gagAAGTTAATGCAGCAGGAGAGAGATTTCTAGCAGCTCGTGGAGGTCTTGGAGGCTCTTTGGCCACAAACTTCTTGCCTTCCAAAGGTCAGAAGCGAATTCTTCATCTTGATTTGAAACTTATAGCTGATGTTGGCTTGGTTGG GTTTCCAAATGCAGGAAAATCATCCCTACTAAGCAAGATTTCTCATGCCAAACCTGAGATCGCAAATTATGCGT TTACAACAATACAGCCTCAACTAGGAAAGATCATGTATGCAGATTATAAACAG ATACTGGTAGCTGATCTCCCTGGACTGATCGAAGGTGCACATGTAAACAAAGGGATGGGGCACAAATTTCTCAAACATGTAGAAAGAACCAAACATCTTCTCTTAGTA gtggatATTTCTGGGTTTCAACTGTCTACTAAGACTCGTTTCAGAACAGCCTTTGAAACCATATTGCTTCTAACAAAG GAACTGGAGCAGTACAAAGAGGAACTTCTGACAAAGCCTGCACTTCTTGCCATTAATAAAATGGATTTGCCTTGTGCAAAAGATAACTTGAATGAGCTTATGAAACAACTACAGAATCCTCAAG ATTCCTTACACTTACAACAGGAAGAAGTGATTCCTGAGAATACACTCAAATTCAGAGATATAGTCCCTATATCTACGTATACTGGAGAAGGAATCGAGGAACTAAAAGCATGTGTAAGAAAATCATTAGATgaggaagcagagcaggagaaCGCAGAATATCGGAAAAATAAACTATTACTTTTACAGACTTCAGAACAAAAGCACAGAGGCTAG